The following proteins are co-located in the Streptomyces sp. NBC_01198 genome:
- a CDS encoding extracellular solute-binding protein has protein sequence MRRGISAVAMAAAIVLGVTACGGSGSDDKSDKGTAAKDPAAVSGTITYWDTSDAKIEAPTYQALIKDFEAKYPKIKVDYQNVDFTTVEQKFKAAAQSGKGAPDVVRTDVGLIPEYASLHYIAPLDGTAALTDTQDFVAGPLNTTKYEGKTYGVPSVTDTLGLLYNKDIFSKAGITAPPATWDELIADSATIKAKVPGVAGTYVNPDSYFLFPLLFGEGADLADPAAKKVTVNSPQAVKAVTEAKKIYDTSSLKVDFASAYDNMQTSFKTGKVAMLIQGPWSVGDDLTGSAFQGKEANLGYAPVPAGSTGKALAPTGGHDLAVYQGSRNLDAAYLFTQFMTSSASQQKIALKNGTLPTRTSAYTPEVLKNQTIAGFKPIMDTARPRVALPQVGSLFTPLQQEYIKILQGKSSVQSGLDAAAKEFGKLLPGYTVQ, from the coding sequence ATGCGACGCGGCATATCCGCCGTGGCGATGGCCGCGGCCATCGTTCTCGGGGTCACCGCCTGTGGCGGTAGTGGTAGCGACGACAAGAGCGACAAGGGCACGGCGGCCAAGGACCCGGCCGCGGTCTCCGGGACGATCACGTACTGGGACACCTCGGACGCCAAGATCGAGGCCCCGACCTACCAGGCCCTCATCAAGGACTTCGAGGCGAAGTACCCCAAGATCAAGGTCGATTACCAGAACGTCGACTTCACCACCGTGGAGCAGAAGTTCAAGGCGGCGGCGCAGAGCGGCAAGGGCGCACCCGACGTGGTGAGAACCGACGTCGGGCTGATCCCCGAGTACGCCTCGCTCCACTACATCGCCCCGCTGGACGGCACCGCGGCGCTGACCGACACTCAGGACTTCGTGGCGGGGCCGTTGAACACCACCAAGTACGAGGGCAAGACCTACGGCGTGCCGTCGGTGACCGACACCCTCGGGCTGCTCTACAACAAGGACATCTTCAGCAAGGCCGGCATCACCGCCCCGCCGGCCACCTGGGACGAGCTGATCGCCGACTCCGCGACCATCAAGGCGAAGGTGCCCGGCGTCGCGGGCACGTACGTCAACCCCGACTCGTACTTCCTCTTCCCGCTGCTGTTCGGCGAGGGCGCCGACCTGGCCGACCCGGCCGCCAAGAAGGTGACGGTCAACTCCCCGCAGGCCGTCAAGGCGGTCACCGAGGCGAAGAAGATCTACGACACCTCCTCGCTGAAGGTCGACTTCGCCAGCGCGTACGACAACATGCAGACCTCCTTCAAGACCGGCAAGGTCGCCATGCTGATCCAGGGGCCGTGGTCGGTCGGCGACGACCTGACCGGGTCCGCCTTCCAGGGCAAGGAGGCCAACCTCGGTTACGCGCCCGTGCCGGCCGGCTCCACCGGCAAGGCGCTGGCGCCCACCGGCGGCCACGACCTGGCGGTCTACCAGGGTTCGCGGAATCTGGACGCGGCCTACCTGTTCACCCAGTTCATGACGTCCTCGGCCAGCCAGCAGAAGATCGCGCTGAAGAACGGCACCCTGCCGACCAGGACCTCCGCCTACACCCCGGAGGTGCTCAAGAACCAGACGATCGCCGGCTTCAAGCCGATCATGGACACCGCCCGGCCCAGGGTCGCGCTGCCGCAGGTGGGCAGCCTGTTCACGCCGCTCCAGCAGGAGTACATCAAGATCCTGCAGGGCAAGTCCTCGGTCCAGTCGGGCCTGGACGCCGCCGCCAAGGAGTTCGGCAAGCTGCTGCCCGGCTACACGGTGCAGTAG
- the glnII gene encoding glutamine synthetase — protein MTYKAEYIWIDGTTPTAKLRSKTRILADGAELPIWGFDGSSTNQAEGHASDRVLKPVASFPDPFRGADDVLVMCEVFNIDGTPHESNTRAALREVSEKFAAQESLFGIEQEYTFFQGSRPLGFPENGFPAPQGGYYCGVGADEIFGRPVVEKHLENCLAAGIGISGINAEVMPGQWEFQVGPLSPLDVSDHLWVARWLLYRTAEDFGISATLDPKPAKGDWNGAGAHTNFSTKAMRENYAAIIEAAESLGRDDKPLEHIKHYGAGVEGRLTGAHETAPWNEYSYGVSNRGASVRIPWQVEVDQKGYIEDRRPNANVDPYVVTRLIVDTCGSALEKAGLV, from the coding sequence GTGACCTACAAGGCTGAGTACATCTGGATAGACGGCACCACGCCGACCGCGAAGCTCCGTTCCAAGACGCGGATCCTGGCCGACGGCGCGGAGCTTCCGATCTGGGGTTTCGACGGGTCGAGCACCAACCAGGCCGAGGGGCACGCCTCGGACCGCGTACTCAAGCCGGTGGCCTCCTTCCCTGATCCGTTCCGCGGTGCTGACGACGTCCTGGTGATGTGCGAGGTCTTCAACATCGACGGGACGCCGCACGAGTCCAACACCCGTGCCGCGCTGCGCGAGGTCTCGGAGAAGTTCGCCGCGCAGGAGTCGCTGTTCGGCATCGAGCAGGAGTACACCTTCTTCCAGGGCTCGCGCCCGCTCGGCTTCCCGGAGAACGGCTTCCCGGCCCCGCAGGGCGGTTACTACTGCGGTGTCGGCGCCGACGAGATCTTCGGCCGCCCGGTGGTGGAGAAGCACCTGGAGAACTGCCTGGCCGCCGGTATCGGCATCTCCGGCATCAACGCCGAAGTGATGCCCGGCCAGTGGGAGTTCCAGGTCGGCCCGCTCAGCCCGCTGGACGTCTCCGACCACCTGTGGGTGGCGCGCTGGCTGCTCTACCGCACCGCCGAGGACTTCGGCATCTCCGCGACGCTCGACCCCAAGCCCGCCAAGGGCGACTGGAACGGCGCGGGAGCGCACACCAACTTCTCCACCAAGGCGATGCGCGAGAACTACGCGGCGATCATCGAGGCCGCCGAGTCGCTGGGCCGCGACGACAAGCCGCTGGAGCACATCAAGCACTACGGCGCCGGCGTCGAGGGCCGCCTCACCGGCGCGCACGAGACCGCGCCGTGGAACGAGTACAGCTACGGCGTCTCCAACCGCGGCGCGTCGGTGCGTATCCCGTGGCAGGTCGAGGTGGACCAGAAGGGCTACATCGAGGACCGCCGCCCGAACGCCAACGTCGACCCGTACGTCGTGACCCGGCTGATCGTGGACACCTGCGGCTCCGCGCTGGAGAAGGCCGGCCTGGTCTGA
- a CDS encoding 5-carboxymethyl-2-hydroxymuconate Delta-isomerase, translating into MPHTTVEYSGTLSEALDRPAFGKALHDALVAVAGGRADGCKTRFVRHDDLHIGDGSPHHAMVHVEISLLAGRTPEVKRELTAAVLAALREHTAPTPQYAVQFSVDLRDLDPEAYARHEEPRTAA; encoded by the coding sequence ATGCCGCATACCACCGTGGAATACTCCGGAACGCTCAGCGAGGCCCTCGACCGGCCCGCGTTCGGCAAGGCCCTGCACGACGCCCTGGTCGCCGTCGCCGGCGGCCGCGCCGACGGATGCAAGACCCGTTTCGTACGCCATGACGACCTCCACATCGGCGACGGTTCTCCGCACCACGCGATGGTCCACGTCGAGATCTCGCTGCTGGCGGGGCGCACCCCCGAGGTCAAGCGCGAGCTCACCGCGGCGGTGCTCGCCGCCCTGCGCGAACACACCGCGCCCACCCCGCAGTACGCGGTGCAGTTCTCCGTCGACCTGCGCGACCTCGACCCGGAGGCGTACGCGCGGCACGAGGAACCCCGGACCGCGGCATGA
- a CDS encoding Gfo/Idh/MocA family protein codes for MTALRVGLLGTGPWARLAHGPALAAHPDVDFAGVWGRRTEAATEVAELFGTRAYGDAGTLIADVDAVAIALPPALQAPLAARAARAGRHLLLDKPLADTVEGAREVVDAVEQAGVRSVVFFTLRFDTASAEWIGRQAAAGGWYTGRADWYGAVFGAGDSPFADSPWRREKGGLWDVGPHALSVLLPVLGDVTAIAAARGPGDTVHLTLRHDSGASSTAVLTLTAPPAGAGVAVEFRGTHGVAAYPDELAGPATDAFARAIDVLAGGEPHGCDARFGLRVTEILAAVEELIAGV; via the coding sequence ATGACCGCGCTACGGGTCGGACTGCTCGGCACCGGGCCGTGGGCGCGGCTCGCGCACGGCCCCGCGCTGGCCGCGCACCCGGACGTCGACTTCGCCGGGGTGTGGGGACGCAGGACCGAAGCCGCCACCGAGGTCGCCGAGTTGTTCGGGACCCGCGCCTACGGGGACGCCGGCACGCTGATCGCCGACGTCGACGCGGTGGCCATCGCCCTGCCGCCCGCCCTCCAGGCGCCGCTGGCCGCCCGCGCCGCCCGCGCCGGCCGGCACCTGCTGCTCGACAAGCCGCTGGCCGACACGGTCGAGGGGGCCCGCGAGGTCGTCGACGCGGTCGAGCAGGCCGGGGTGCGCTCGGTGGTCTTCTTCACCCTGCGCTTCGACACGGCCAGCGCCGAGTGGATCGGCCGGCAGGCCGCGGCCGGCGGCTGGTACACCGGCCGCGCCGACTGGTACGGCGCCGTCTTCGGCGCGGGCGACAGCCCGTTCGCCGACTCGCCGTGGCGGCGGGAGAAGGGCGGGCTCTGGGACGTCGGCCCGCACGCGCTGTCCGTCCTGCTGCCGGTGCTCGGCGACGTCACCGCGATCGCCGCCGCCCGCGGCCCCGGCGACACCGTGCACCTCACCCTGCGGCACGACAGCGGGGCGTCGAGCACCGCCGTCCTCACCCTCACCGCGCCCCCGGCCGGCGCCGGGGTGGCCGTCGAGTTCCGCGGTACGCACGGGGTCGCGGCCTACCCCGACGAGCTGGCCGGCCCGGCCACCGACGCGTTCGCGCGGGCCATCGACGTACTCGCCGGCGGCGAACCGCACGGGTGCGACGCACGGTTCGGGCTCCGGGTCACCGAAATCCTCGCCGCGGTGGAGGAGTTGATCGCGGGAGTTTGA
- a CDS encoding NADPH:quinone reductase has translation MKAITYKTSGAADVMALTDRPLPEPGEGEVRVAVRVSGVNPTDWKARQSTTPSGEQVPNQDGSGVIDAVGPGVPESRLGERVWLWEAAWGRADGTAQEYVTLPARQAVPLPEHASFDLGASLGIPALTAHRTLTVADGGPTRLAPGALAGRIVLVAGGAGAVGNAAIQLARWAGATVVTTVSGPAKGELAKAAGAQHVVDYRAQDAAAEIRRIAPDGVHIVVEVAPGANAELDRAVTAPDAVVAFYADDSETVSVPVRPSMFGNLRWQGVLVYTVPAAAKDDAVAAVSAAVADDAIRVGEAAGLPLHRFPLSRTGDAHDAVEQATVGKVLIDVSTDASA, from the coding sequence ATGAAGGCGATCACTTACAAGACCAGCGGCGCCGCAGACGTCATGGCGCTGACCGACAGGCCGCTCCCCGAGCCGGGGGAAGGCGAGGTACGGGTCGCGGTACGGGTATCGGGTGTGAACCCGACCGACTGGAAGGCCCGGCAGAGCACCACCCCGTCAGGGGAACAGGTGCCGAACCAGGACGGTTCCGGCGTGATCGACGCCGTCGGCCCCGGCGTCCCGGAGAGCAGGCTCGGCGAGCGCGTGTGGCTGTGGGAGGCGGCCTGGGGCCGCGCCGACGGCACCGCACAGGAGTACGTGACGCTGCCGGCCAGGCAAGCCGTGCCGCTGCCCGAGCACGCCTCGTTCGACCTGGGCGCGAGCCTGGGCATCCCGGCGCTGACCGCCCACCGCACGCTGACCGTCGCGGACGGCGGCCCCACGAGGCTGGCGCCCGGCGCGCTGGCCGGCCGTATCGTGCTGGTCGCGGGCGGCGCCGGCGCTGTCGGCAACGCGGCGATCCAGCTGGCCCGCTGGGCGGGCGCGACCGTGGTCACCACGGTCAGCGGGCCCGCCAAGGGCGAGCTGGCGAAGGCCGCCGGCGCGCAGCACGTGGTCGACTACCGCGCCCAGGACGCGGCCGCCGAGATCCGCAGGATCGCCCCCGACGGGGTGCACATCGTGGTGGAGGTCGCCCCGGGGGCGAACGCCGAGCTGGACCGGGCGGTGACCGCGCCGGACGCGGTCGTCGCCTTCTACGCCGACGACTCCGAGACCGTCTCCGTCCCCGTCAGGCCCTCGATGTTCGGCAACCTGCGCTGGCAGGGCGTGCTGGTCTACACCGTCCCGGCCGCCGCGAAGGACGACGCGGTGGCGGCGGTCAGCGCTGCCGTCGCGGACGACGCGATCCGGGTCGGGGAGGCCGCGGGCCTGCCCCTGCACCGCTTCCCGCTCTCGCGCACCGGCGACGCGCACGACGCCGTGGAGCAGGCGACGGTCGGCAAGGTCCTCATCGACGTCTCCACCGACGCCTCCGCCTGA